The Tursiops truncatus isolate mTurTru1 chromosome X, mTurTru1.mat.Y, whole genome shotgun sequence DNA segment CCTGTGGCAGgatcacaaagcacccagccaaCCCCACTGTCAATGACCCTCAAGATTGAGGGCCCATAAATGACGTGTGTACAGATTTCTTTAATCCTAGGCTTAAATTTATGCTAACATTCTCCAATCCAGTGGTGCACTGACACACACCTTCCCCAAACACgctggcacatgggcccagctgACCCGGGTCCAGCAGCCCAGCCAGGCAGGGGCACACAGAGGGCAGCATCTTCGGGAGGAAGGTCAGTTGTGCTGGGGAACCTGCGCAGGAGGGGCCCTGAGTCTCAGACCCTTTGGAGGCACCGCCCAAGACACCTCAGGGCGTGCATGATCTCCAGGTAGACCATACCTGACCTTCAGCTCTGAAGACACATACATAAATGGGCATAAATAAAACCCTCCAAAATCTACACTGAAGTCTAACGGAGACATGGCTTGCACAGCAGTTCTGATAAAGGCACCGCCGTGCAAGGCCTTCAACTCTGACCTCGCTCTGACCACAGCAGTGCATATGGGCAAGGCTCACACCTGAATCTAAAGTGGAAATCACCATGCGTGGACACTGCAGACTCAGGGCAGTGACGCTTGTTGGAAAAAGAACAGTGTTTGTTAAaccttaaaataaatgaaatacaccAACTGCAACTGTTTAGGTTATAAAAGTTTCTAATGTAGCAGCAGAGGATATTTATAgacaaaatatattgtttttaagaaaatagctaaaaaatctaaagtgataaaattataaaattttaaaaatatatcttaagaCAAAATATTGCCCAAAACgtataaaacttaattttagaaaattcaccTATCTAAAGTTTGATGAGGCTGGATGAGGAAGGGGGCTGGCATCCTCTGGTCGGGCTGTAGCAGGACACAGACAAGGGCCCAGGGTGGGCGCGATGACCGGCCTGCAGAAAAGCCTCccagccaggagggagggagagaggggagcggGCCAGATGCTGTTCTGGGTCGTTCTCCTAATGGCAGACAAACCAGAGGCCAGCCCCAGCTGCAGGGTAGTGGGCACCCACACCCCCAGTGTGCCAGCTGTTTTCATCGGCCTCACAAACACATCTGCTATGTGCCCCAGTCACAGCTCAGGTCTCCACCAGGATATCCACCACATGGTCCAGCCCGTCCTGGATCAACTTGGTACCACCCAGCATGCCAGTCAGCACAGCGTCCAGGTCGTAGTAGGAGCCGTGCACGTCGGAAAACAGTTGCTCTAACGCACCGGGGCTTTGACTCTCCAGTGTTTCAAATATCTGATCGAGCGACTTATGAAAGCTTCCTCTGTTTTCTTGAGGACCATCCCTGCCCCAAACGCTACCTGGAGAGCCTCTGGGAGCCTGTACCGCTGGGACCACTTGGAACTCAGAGGCCAGGTCTCCGGGGTCAGGGGCCGGGTGAACCCCCTCCCACGTGCAGCAACACAGGATCTCCGTGGATACTAGGAGGTCGCGTGACGCCCGCCCTGCGGTCTGGGGCACCGGCATGCACCATCTCCCATCCTGGGTCATCTCCTCTTGAATCTGCTGGTCCGTGTTGGTGATGAGAAGTGAATGGCACAGGTTGGGCTCCACCAGCATGTGGCACAGCTGGAGCTTGACCAGTGACATGTCCAGGAGCGACTGACGCTGCAGGCTGTAGGCCGGCGCGGCCTCCTCGTCCACCGCACACTTCCTCTTCAGCCCTCGAGCAAACATTGTGCCATCTATGGAAGGGAGCAGCCCATGGGCAGTGCCTGGTCACCCAGAGGCTGTGTCGGTGGGCGGGGTCACGATGATCTCAGAAGGTGACCTGTGAGGGTTCCCCCTCCTCAGACATCTGGCAGCCAGCATCCACTCTGCTTGTGGCACCACTGCCGAGGGAGGGCCCGCTGGGCGGGGCCACCGGGAGGGGCAGGGCCATTGGGGAGGGGCCtccagtataattttttttaacatctttataggggtataattgctttacaatggtgtgttagtttctgctttataacaaagtgaatcagttatacataaacatatgttcccatatctcttcccacttgcatctccctccctcccaccctccctatcccacccctccaggtggtcacaaagcaccgagccgatatccctgtgccatgcggctgcttcccactagctatctaccttacgtttgttagtgtatatatgtccatgactctctctcgccctgtcacagctcacccttccccctccccatatcctcaagtccgttctccagtaggtctgtgtctttattcctgtgttacccctacgttcttcatgacattttttttcttaaattccatatatatgtgttagcatacggtatttgtctttttctttctgacttacttcactctgtatgacagactctaggtctatccacctcattacaaatagctcaatttcgtttctttttatggctgagtaatattccattgtatatatgtgccacatcttctttatccattcatccgatgatgggcacttaggttgtttccatctccgggctattgtaaatagagctgcaatgaacattttggtacatgactctttttgaattttggttttctcagggtatatgcccagtagtggaattgctgggtcatttggtagttctatttgtagtttttttaaggaacctccatactgttctccataatggctgaaccaattcacattcccaccagcagtgcaagagtgttctcttttctccacaccctctccagcatttattgtttctagattttttgatgatggccattctgacccacgtgagatgatatctcattgtagttttgatttacatttctctaatgattaatgatgttgagaattctttcatgtgcttgttggcagtctgtatatcttctttggagaaatgtctatttaggtcttctaaacatttttggattgggttgtttgtttttttgttattgagctgcgtgagctgcttgtaaattttggagattaatcctttgtcagttgcttcatttgcgaatattttctcccattctgagggttgtcttttgatcttgtttatggtttcctttgctgtgcaaaagctttgaagtttcattaggtcccatttgtttgtttttatttccatttctctaggaggtgggtcagaaaggatcttactgtgatttatgtcatagagtgttctgcctatgttttcctctaagagttttacagtgtctggccttacatttagatttttaatccattttgagtttatttttgtgtatggtgttagggagtgatctaatctcatacttttacatgtacctgtccagttttcccagcaccacttattgaagacgctgtcctttctccactgtacattcctgccacctttatcaaagataaggtgtccatatgtgcgtggttttatctctgggctttctatcctgttccattgatctatctttctgtttttgtgccaataccatactgtcttgattactgtagctttgtagtatagtctgaagtcagggagcctgattcctccagctccgtttttcgttctcaagattgctttggctgttcggggtcttttgtgtttccatacaaattgtgaaatttttggttctagttctgtaaaaaatgccagtggtggtttgatagggattgcattgaatctgtagattgctttgggtagtggagtcattttcacaatgttgattcttccaatccaagaacatggtatatctctccatctatttgtatcatctttaatttctttcatcagtgtcttataattttctgcatataggtcttttgtctccttaggtaggtttattcctagatattttattctttttgttgcaatggtaaatgggagtgttttcttgatttcactttcagatttttcatcattagtatatagaaatgccagagatttttgtgcattaattttgtatcctgctactttaccaaattcattgattagctctagtagttcagTATAATTCTTAAAAGTATCTTTTAAGTGTAAACATCTTGATAGGGGAAAAAATCCTATTAAGACAAAACCAATTAAAACATTTCCTACCTTCCAGGATGAATCTCAGGCATAAGTGAAAATTGAATAGATTTTCACTAAGAGTCCAGAATCCTGTCATCAATAGAAAAGCTTTTGATGAATCTGTGCCAAAATCTGATCTTGACTTCTACTGTAAAATGATAGGTCATTTTCAATTAATACTGTTCAGTATATTTTCTctgttatactttaaaaatgtatggtAATGATGCTATTTGTATATCCAGAACTTGTATACTTGTATTCTTCCAGCTAAGTATAAAAAAAGTCAGCTATCTCCCAGATAGTCTGGTCACCCTGGCcttatgaaacaaaacaaataaacaaaaacactgcTGCAATTAccaagaacaaataaattaaagGGTAATTAACTAAAGCCCTTGATTTGAGCaaaatttaaatagtaaaaataactgagtctaaaaatgagcaaataataTTAAGGTATTGAAGCcagctttataatttttatctttatctggCCTCTGAAACTGAACTCAGTTTCTGATGTGAGTGCGgctgtttttaaatatacatatattttcatgtgtccACAAAGGATTTTTCTAAATTCTAGTTTGATTCAACAATTTAGTTGTttaaccttgagcaaatcacttaacctttctgagtctaaatctcctaatctgtaaaattagagataataataataactgcttCTTTAGATTTTGCTATGAAGATTAAAATGCAGAGGGATGCAAAGTGCCAAGTAaagtcagtgcctggcacatatataaacattGCTCATTAGTTGTTTGTTTTGAGCAACAGAATCAGATTCAACAATGGTAGTCAGTGTAGCTGTTTAACCTTTACTTACACAGCATTAACAAGTACTTTAAGTGAAACAAAGATATGATTTAGTGAGTGATATATGTGGACTAATTGTGCATTTGATTATATTCCCTTGTGCAGAGAATGTGAGGAGTCAAAGTAGCCATCTTCCTGTTTGTAAAAACACTTTTATTGACATCAAAATAAGTTTATGAATATATGATTGGAGTCAGTGCTCTGACTCCAATCATATATTCATAAACTTATTTTGATGTCAATAAAAGTGTTTTTAGAGACAAATGAAAGCTTATAATTGACTCATTTGACTTGTCTCCTGAAcagtaaattataatatattatatgcTATCTGGTTAAAATGTCTAAGGAATAATTATAATGAAGTAGTAATGATATGTAAAACAAATCTGATAattttaagatatataaaatactttaaatgaaATGGATTTTATATATTGAACAAGACAATAAACAAGCTATTATTTGTTACCTAGTGACTACATAATAGGGAGGCAGTGTATAGTGAAGTGTTCTGGAAAAAATCCAGAACATTTTGAGTGTCAAATATGAATCTAgttcaccacttactagctgagtgatcttgggcaagtttttAAATCCATAGATTCCTGACttttatgaaatgaaaatcacttttcattcattcatttaacaaatactgagAACCGCCATATGACATACACTACAGAGAAAAGGTGGGTAAAATGGACAAAgcatatatagatatagagatatataaatatctaCCTATCAtatatctatctaatctatctcaTACCTTCCTCGAAAAGTTTTTAGCACAATGTTTGGCActtgttttgtttaagaaatggTTTTATATTAAACTATCTGCTATGAATTAAAAGTTTTGCAAATCTCCAGGGCCAGTTCTGTGTAAAGAGGTTGAAATGGTCTGTTCGCATTAAGTACATAACAATAAAGCATGCCCCAATCAGTGTTGGGGAACTCTGAATCATTTATTTTCAGcacataaaagtgaaaaaagttgCACTGCATATATTCTGCTGCTGCTTATTCCAAGGTGGCAACCCCAAAAGCATTTGAATCAGTCACATCATTACCATGTACTTTGTAGAGGAGCTTGAATATGGAACTATACCTACTAACCACCAACCTCTCAATTGctgcagtacttttttttttaatggaatgacAAGAACATTTGATGAAAATTCCAGGAAGAGCAGTATGATagttattttaagtatattttcttcCTAACTATACTGTGGTATCATTCTATTAGATTGATTAAGGTGTTGTTTcttcaaaaacaatttttctatTTGAGAAAATGGGGTATTTGTTAATTTATCCCTGATATCTGATTAATATATCTATGCATATTATATGTAAGTAATATGTATGTTATCTACCTATCCTGATGGTATAATGGgaagcaaatcaaatccagcctGTGGTTAACTGAGATCTGAAGAATAAGTGTTCAGCATTTGagttggaggagggagagaggcaaaAGGAGACAGCAACTTGTGCAAAGGTACTGTTGTTCACCATGGCTAGAGTATTGAGAGGGCGGAGGAAGACTAGCAAGACATGAAATATAGAGAGGTAGGCAGGGCCAAATCATGCACAGCCCTgtatggggagccactgaagggttttagGTGGGGCATGGCATGATGTAAATTTCAcgtcctctctctcctcttctatcAGAATGGTTTTACTTTCAAATATGTTAAGCCTTTTTGTGGAACCATTTTTTTCACTGTTATCAGTATTATCTCTGTCAACCACAAAATGGACATTTTCTCCTTTGTCCTCTAGTGTTCCTTTGCACACTTGATTCTGAAGCCTATGTGACATAACTTACTTTTGATAAGCATCAGTAGTTATTAAATCCTATGGTTACTGATAAACAGTAATTTTCTTAGCTATGAAAACATATTGAccttttcattcctttcctcACCATGTACCAGGGTGTTAAAGGATGTACCCAAGGTGCAAAAGGCTTTTTAGGAAAAGCACCCTCATGCAGAATTAAGAAACGAACACCTTAATAAACAATTTTCTTTAATGCTGCCAATTCCTTTTCATCTGTTGCTTTTTAAACTAAATTGACCATTTTATGTATATCTCTTTCtatttcagcaaaaaaaaattatatagtgaTTTCTAGAGTTTCTGCCTCTATCCTACCCTTctagttctttttccttctcGAAGCTGTGAAGAATACTCTCTTGTTCTCTACAACCGAGTGATCACTTGTTTTGTGTGACTCTTCTCTGTGTTGATCAAGCTACATCCTTCCTCTGTACCACTCTAAAGCCgtctcttcttcccttccaatgGCAGGAATCTTCCCCACTAGGATCAACTCAAAATTTTTCTATCCATTCTTTGCTGAGAGTGAAAGCTTTTATCCAATACTTAAAGTTGAGTCAACAGGGGACATAGATATACATACCGCACTTGCTATATTTTCCTCTGATAACATTTTCTTATCatgtattatcttcatttttaagatcatttttttagatggttttgatttgctcaaatttaatttgctgttttctttatatagttttgTTAGCTTATAGTAAATGAAGGTATGTGGTAGCTTGATGGGGAATAAAAGTAGGAAAAGAGGTTGGTATCAATACACATGCAGGAGGAAGGAGATATCCACTGACAGTAGTATATTCAATGTTTTAAAGGTTGTAATGTCAGGAAGAGTACCCACCTTAATTCTGAAGTAATAGGATTGGATTGGCAGAGAAAGGAATTTTCATAAATCCCCTTTTTGCACTATCCTTCTGGAGCCTTTCCCTTCGATGAGCCTCATTCACTTTCCCTTTATCTTATTCCCTTAAATCTCTACTGGGTTACTAAAATAGGATACTCTTGGAGCTGACGTAGTAATGCCTGATAATGTGTGATAGATTGAACAACTCCCTGATAACGTGTCCATTTTGAGCAATTTCATCAACGTGTTACCTTACAAGGGatgaataaagggaaaaa contains these protein-coding regions:
- the LOC101333174 gene encoding cell division cycle-associated protein 4-like; amino-acid sequence: MFARGLKRKCAVDEEAAPAYSLQRQSLLDMSLVKLQLCHMLVEPNLCHSLLITNTDQQIQEEMTQDGRWCMPVPQTAGRASRDLLVSTEILCCCTWEGVHPAPDPGDLASEFQVVPAVQAPRGSPGSVWGRDGPQENRGSFHKSLDQIFETLESQSPGALEQLFSDVHGSYYDLDAVLTGMLGGTKLIQDGLDHVVDILVET